The sequence ACCGCTGAGACGCCCGACTCGGGCGGGAGCGGTTCGTCGTCCGGCGAGCCACAGAGCCTCCGCGAGCGACTGGAGCGACTCGGCGACGCGAAGTCGCGGGGACTCATCGACGAAGAGGAGTTCCAGCGCCGAAAGGACGAACTGCTCGACGGGTGACCGCGAGCGCCCGGCTCACTCCCCGAGGCGGTACTCCTCGTCGTCGGCTGACCCGCCGACGTACCCGAGCAACCAGTTCCACTTCTCGGGCACGGCGTCGCCCTTCGGCGCGTCGGCCATCCGCTCGGCGATGAACGTCGGACTCCACTCGACGCTCGCCGACTCTCGGAGTTCGACGGCGGCGTCCGCGACTCGCTCGGCATCGCGTTCGGCACCGAACTCCGCGGCGACCTTGGTCTCGACTTCGGTCCTGAACTCGTCGGGTCCGTCGGTCATACCCGTTTCTATCCGACCTCCGACACAAATAGTTGCTGGCGTCGGAACCGACGGGCTTAGGGCCGGACCGTCGTAAGGTTGCGACATGACCGAGCCACTCGTCGCCGAGGAGCTACGCAAGTCCTACGGCGACACCACGGCGCTCGACGGCGTCTCGCTGTCGGTCGGCGAGGGCGAGGTGTTCGGACTCATCGGCCCCAACGGCGCGGGCAAGACCACGCTCGTCCGGGCGCTGACCGGGACTACCGAGCCGGATTCAGGGTCGGTCTCGGTGTTGGGCACCGACCCCCAATCCGCCGACCGTCAGCGCCTCGGGTTGCTTCCCCAAGCGTTCGACCCGCCCGAGCGACTGACCGCGCGCGAGTTGGTCGCGTACTACGCTGGCCTCTACGACGAGGCGCGCGACCCCGAGACCGTCCTCGCGGAGGTCGGCCTCGACGCCGCCGACGACACGTGGTACGAGAACCTCTCGGGCGGCCAACAGCGTCGGACCTGCGTCGGGACGGCGTTGGTCAACGACCCCGACCTCCTCTTTCTGGACGAACCGACCACCGGCATCGACCCGGCGGGGCGGCGCGCGCTCTGGGAACTGGTCGAAGACCTCGCAGACAGGGGCACTACCGTCTTCCTCACGACGCACTCGATGGAGGAGGCCGAGCGACTCGCCGACCGCGTGGGCCTGCTGGCCGACGGCGAACTCGCGGCGGTCGGTTCGCCCGCGGACCTCGTGGCCGAGTACGGCGGCCGGACGCGAATCGTGGTCGAACTGGACGCCGAGGCGGCGTCCGGGACCGCTTCCCCCGACGCTGGACCCCCGTCCGCCGACGCCGCGGACGCGCTTGCGGACACCGACTTCGAGGTCGAAGCCGAGGACGGCAGGCTCGTCGTGACGGGCGTCCGGCCCGAGGAGATCGGCGAAGTCGTCGCGGCGCTGAACGACGGCGGCGTCGCCTACGACTCGCTGACGTGGACCGAACCCGACCTCGAAGACGCCTTCCTCCAGTTGACCGGGCAGTCGGTCGCGGCGAGCGAGGGCGTCGCGCTCGGCGGAACTGCGGCGACTGGCGGCGGTCACGACGCTAGGGACTCGGACCGCGACGGCGAGGCCGCGCTCGCGGGAGGAGACCGATGACGACGACCGGTCGAGTCCGCGCGGAGGCCAGCGCGGCGTGGCGGTCGTTCACCCGACGGCGGACCGCCGTCTTCTTCACGTTCTTTTTCCCGGTCATCCTCATCCTCATCTTCGCGGTGCTGGTCCAGACGAATCCGGGCGGGGGCGGCCTGTTCGCCGAACCGCCGGGCTACTACTTGCCGGGCTACCTCGCTGTCGTGGTGCTGTTTACGCCCCTCTCGCGGGTCGGCTCGGAGGTCGCGCGCCACCGCGAGGGCAACCGCTTCGAGAAACTGGCGACGACGCCGCTCTCGCGCGCCGAGTGGTTGCTCGCCCACACCCTCGTGAACGTCGCCATCATCGGTATCGCGGGCCTCCTCATCCTCGGGCTGATGGCGCTGGTGACGGGGACCGCAACGCTGTCGCTCGGTCCGACGAATCTGGCGCTCGTGGCGGTCTTCGTCGCGTTCGCCGTCGCGCTGTTCTGCGGTCTCGGTGCGGTTCTTGGCGGACTGGCCGACTCGCAGGACGGGGTTATCGCGGCGAGCAACGCCATCGCGCTTCCCCTCCTCTTTCTGTCAGACACCTTCGTCACGCCCGACCTGCTTCCGGAGTGGTTCCAGCCCGCTGTCAACCTCTCGCCGCTAACGTACTTCGCTCGCGGGGTCCGGGAGCTAACCTACGTGCCAACGGGGAACGAAATCGTCCTTCCGGTCGTCACCTTCGGCGAGTCGTGGGAGTTCAATCTCACCGCCCTCGCAGTGCTGACGCTCGTCTTCTTCGCGGCGGGAACCTACGCGATTCCCCGGACGGACTGACGAGTTCGGCCCGCTGGGTTTCGGAAAACGAACACGCGGTCGGTTCCGAACCCTCCGTCACTTCAGAACGCTACTCCTCTTTTGCGCGAAGTCGCTCGCGGAACCCCTCCGACGCAGGGGTATCCGTGTCCGTCTCGTCGGTCACGCGAACCCCCCGCAACCGCAGGATTTCGGCCGCGTCGTCGGCGTCGCGTCCGGTGGGCGTCTCGATGTCGAGCGAGTCGCGGGTCTCGTCCTCGAACCGAACTCGGAGTTCGTCGTCATCCACGCGCTCGACGACTCGCACGTCGCGCAGTTCGACCGTCTTCGTCCGCGTCGAACGGTAGCCGAGGGCGAGGAGACCGAGACAGACGCAGGCGACCGCGAACTGCGACGGCAGGTCCGCGTTCCCCGAGAGGACGGCCGGAACGTCGCGGAGCGCGCGGACGACGAACCACGCCGACCCGAGCGTCGAGAAGACGAACAGTGCGCGCCGTCCCGCGGCGTTGGTCGTCCAGCGGTCGCGCCAGTTCTCGCGGACCAGTTGGCGTGCGGACCCCGACAGTTCGAGTCGGCCGTCGCTCACCGTCGCCGTCCCGTGTGCGGTGCGGAACGTCCACTCGCCTGTCACGACTGTTCGCTCGACGCCGAGGGTCTTATGTCGATTGGTCGAGTCGAGGAGACCCGACCGAACGGACGCCCGTCAGTAGCCGAGGCCGGTCAGTCGCTCGCGGAGTCCCGCGGCGTAGCGGTCCTCCTCGAAGTACAGCAGGTGTTCGAGAAGTGGAACCAACTGGTACACTGCACACCGCTCGTCCCGAAATCCGGCCTCGATGCCGCGCTCGTCGTCGTAGGTCTCGAAGAAGGCGTCGCCGAACGACCCGCCGAAATCGACGTACGCGAGTTCGACCTCGGCGTGGCCGAAGTAACAGGCGGGGTCGAGGAGCGCCCGAACCGCCCCGTCGGCCGCGAGGACGTTGTTCGCCCACACGTCGCCGTGGAGCAGGGCCGCGGGCGGGTCGTCGGGGAGCAGCGAGTCGAGGTCGCCCGCGAGCGCGTCGAGTCGCTCGGCGAGGGGCGGCGAGAGGAGTCCCTCCTCGCGGGCTTTCGCGGCGAAGTGGTCGAGTCGCCGGTCGCGGAAGAACGCGACCCACGAGTCGGTCCACGGGTTCGGTTGGCGGTAGGGGCCGGTCAGTGTGTCGCGCGGGAAGCCGAATTTTCCCTCCGTCTTCCGCCCGTCTTCGCCCCGCGGATGCTCGCCGTGGAGCGCCGCGAGGAGACCGGCCGCGTCGCGTTCGACCGCCGGAGAAATTTCGCTGTCGCCCGCGACGTACTCCAAGACCAGCAGGTCGTCGTCGCGGTGGAATACCTCGGGCACCGGCAGTCCGCGGTCGGCCAGAAATTCGAGCATGAACGCCTCCACGTCGAGGGGCGTCTCGCCGGTCTTGGCCGCCACGGTCCGGCCGTCCGCGAGGGTCACGCGGACGACCCGGCCGACCTCGCCGCCGTCGAGTTCCGCCACGGACTCGACTCCGGTTCCGAGGGCATCCCGGACGCGCTCGGACAGCGCGCGCAACGGTCGGTCGTCTCCGTCGCTGCTCATCGACGCCCGACGACGAGGGGTGCCAGCGCCACGACGTACTCCTCGACGCCGTAGACGTGGTTGAGCATGAAGTACGTCACGATGCCGAGCGCGAGGCTCAGCCCCCACGCCGCAACCGCGATGCGGCCGACCTTCGCGTGGGCGGTGTCCCGGAGTTCCGAGGGCGTGTGGGTGAGTCCGAGGACGACCGCGTGGACGACGACCGGGACCGACACCGCCGAGAGGACGATGTGGATGGCCAACATCACGAGATAGCCGTAGTAGGCCAGCCCGCTCGCGTCGATGTGCTTCTCGCCGCCGCCGCCGAGTTTGGTCAGGTAGAGAACCAGAAACAGGATGATGAGCGAGAACGCGGTCAGCATCGCGGCCCGGTGCTTGCGGACCTCGCCGCGCTTTATCCACAGCACGCCGAGGAGGATGGCGGTCAGCGCGAACGTGTTCACCACGGCGATACCGTGGCTCAGCAGGTCCACGGTCGCGCGTTCGAGTTCCGGGTAGATGGGTAAGACGCCCGCGAACGTCCCGAGGACGAGGACGTAGCCCAGCACCGAGAGGACCGCGGTCACGGCCCGCGGGTTGTCCTTGACCCGCCGCTTCGCAGTCGAAGTAGCCATGGTCGGGCGTTAGGACTACCGTCTCAAGTGTGTTGCTGTCCGCCCTGACGGGCGCGAGCGAGTTCCGTCGCGCCCGAGAGCGCGAATCGCGCGAACCTTTAAATCCGAAGCCGGGACGAAGGTGGCCCGATGGAGGTAGTCGGCGTCCGAATCGGACTCACCGTCGGTTCGTCAGCGGCGGCGCTCGCGTTCGTCCTCGGCGGTGTGGCTCTGGGAACCCTGAGCGGACTCACGCCCGGCCTGCACGTCAACAACCTCGCGCTCCTGCTGGCGTCGGTCGCGCCCGCGGTGCCCGGTCCGCCGCGACTCGTCGGCGCGGCGATGCTCGCGGCCGGGGTCGTCCACTCGTTTCTCGACGCGGTGCCCGCGCTGGCGCTCGGCGTGCCCGACGCCGCGATGGCCGCGAGCGCCCTGCCAGCCCACCGGCTCGTCATCGCGGGGCGAGGCCGCGAAGCGGTTCGGCTCTCGGCGCTCGGGAGCGGTCTCGCGGTCGCGCTCGCGGTTCCGCTGGCGGTCCCGGTCACGCGAGCGATGACCGTCGCCTACCCGACCGTCCGCGCGCACCTGCCGGTCGTCCTCGGTCTCGTCGTCGCGTTCCTCCTGCTCACGGAGGGGTCGGTCCGCGCGTTCTGCGGCGGCGCGGCCGGGTTCGCGGGGAGCGCGACGCTCGGGCACGCGACGCTGGACCTGTCGCCCGCCGCGCCGCTCGACGCTGGCGGGATGCTCACGCCGCTGTTCGCGGGGCTGTTCGGCGCACCGGTCCTGCTGGAAGCCCTGTCGGGGTCGGGCGTGCCCGAGCAGGACGACGCGACTATCGCGGCCTCCCGGCGGACGGTCGGCCTGACCGCGGCGGCCGGAAGCCTCGCCGGAGCGGTCGTCGGCTACCTGCCGGGCGTCTCGTCGGCCGTCGCCGCGGTGCTGGCGCTCGCGCTCGTGCCGGGTTCGACCGACGCCCGCGGGTTCGTCGTGGCGACCAGCGGCGTCAACACCGCGAACACCATCTTCGCGCTCTTTGCGCTCTCGGCGCTCGGAACTCCTCGGACCGGCGTGATGGTCGCGCTACGGGAAGCGAAGGCTCCGGTCAATCTCCCGCTCCTGCTCGCCGCGGCGGGAATCGCGGGGTTGGCGGGCTTCCTGTTGGTCCTCTCGGTCGGCGACCGCTACCTCCGGACGGTCGGGGCCGTGGACCAGTTCCGGCTCTCGGTCGGCGTCCTCGTCCTGCTGGTCGGCCTGAGTTGGCTGTTCGCGGGGTGGGTCGGTGCGGCGGTGTTCGGCGTCGCCACGCTCGTCGGTCTCGTGCCAGCCCGGTTCGGTGCCCGGCGCGTCCACCTGATGGGGGTGTTGCTCGGGCCGCTGATGCTCGGCGCGTGAGAGCAGT is a genomic window of Halorussus salinus containing:
- a CDS encoding tripartite tricarboxylate transporter permease — its product is MEVVGVRIGLTVGSSAAALAFVLGGVALGTLSGLTPGLHVNNLALLLASVAPAVPGPPRLVGAAMLAAGVVHSFLDAVPALALGVPDAAMAASALPAHRLVIAGRGREAVRLSALGSGLAVALAVPLAVPVTRAMTVAYPTVRAHLPVVLGLVVAFLLLTEGSVRAFCGGAAGFAGSATLGHATLDLSPAAPLDAGGMLTPLFAGLFGAPVLLEALSGSGVPEQDDATIAASRRTVGLTAAAGSLAGAVVGYLPGVSSAVAAVLALALVPGSTDARGFVVATSGVNTANTIFALFALSALGTPRTGVMVALREAKAPVNLPLLLAAAGIAGLAGFLLVLSVGDRYLRTVGAVDQFRLSVGVLVLLVGLSWLFAGWVGAAVFGVATLVGLVPARFGARRVHLMGVLLGPLMLGA
- a CDS encoding ABC transporter permease, producing the protein MTTTGRVRAEASAAWRSFTRRRTAVFFTFFFPVILILIFAVLVQTNPGGGGLFAEPPGYYLPGYLAVVVLFTPLSRVGSEVARHREGNRFEKLATTPLSRAEWLLAHTLVNVAIIGIAGLLILGLMALVTGTATLSLGPTNLALVAVFVAFAVALFCGLGAVLGGLADSQDGVIAASNAIALPLLFLSDTFVTPDLLPEWFQPAVNLSPLTYFARGVRELTYVPTGNEIVLPVVTFGESWEFNLTALAVLTLVFFAAGTYAIPRTD
- a CDS encoding ABC transporter ATP-binding protein, which gives rise to MTEPLVAEELRKSYGDTTALDGVSLSVGEGEVFGLIGPNGAGKTTLVRALTGTTEPDSGSVSVLGTDPQSADRQRLGLLPQAFDPPERLTARELVAYYAGLYDEARDPETVLAEVGLDAADDTWYENLSGGQQRRTCVGTALVNDPDLLFLDEPTTGIDPAGRRALWELVEDLADRGTTVFLTTHSMEEAERLADRVGLLADGELAAVGSPADLVAEYGGRTRIVVELDAEAASGTASPDAGPPSADAADALADTDFEVEAEDGRLVVTGVRPEEIGEVVAALNDGGVAYDSLTWTEPDLEDAFLQLTGQSVAASEGVALGGTAATGGGHDARDSDRDGEAALAGGDR
- a CDS encoding DUF420 domain-containing protein, whose translation is MATSTAKRRVKDNPRAVTAVLSVLGYVLVLGTFAGVLPIYPELERATVDLLSHGIAVVNTFALTAILLGVLWIKRGEVRKHRAAMLTAFSLIILFLVLYLTKLGGGGEKHIDASGLAYYGYLVMLAIHIVLSAVSVPVVVHAVVLGLTHTPSELRDTAHAKVGRIAVAAWGLSLALGIVTYFMLNHVYGVEEYVVALAPLVVGRR
- a CDS encoding fructosamine kinase family protein, with amino-acid sequence MSSDGDDRPLRALSERVRDALGTGVESVAELDGGEVGRVVRVTLADGRTVAAKTGETPLDVEAFMLEFLADRGLPVPEVFHRDDDLLVLEYVAGDSEISPAVERDAAGLLAALHGEHPRGEDGRKTEGKFGFPRDTLTGPYRQPNPWTDSWVAFFRDRRLDHFAAKAREEGLLSPPLAERLDALAGDLDSLLPDDPPAALLHGDVWANNVLAADGAVRALLDPACYFGHAEVELAYVDFGGSFGDAFFETYDDERGIEAGFRDERCAVYQLVPLLEHLLYFEEDRYAAGLRERLTGLGY